From a region of the Acinetobacter larvae genome:
- a CDS encoding OmpH family outer membrane protein: MNKLNAFVLMLGLGVSAAAQAAGYGVVDMERVVESSQYLKQQNASLEQSVKPQTAQLEQLNKELEALRQKAQEKGANTDQLGQQFQAKAAQFQSIQQSVQSKVQSTIQNTNKTFEARIKTAAEQLRNENGLDLVINRNSALAFDPKFDLTDKMIQKVNAIK, translated from the coding sequence ATGAATAAATTAAATGCTTTTGTTTTAATGTTGGGTTTGGGTGTAAGCGCTGCGGCACAAGCAGCTGGTTATGGTGTTGTAGACATGGAACGTGTTGTGGAGAGTAGTCAGTACTTAAAACAACAAAATGCCAGCTTAGAACAATCGGTCAAACCACAAACAGCACAACTTGAACAATTGAATAAAGAATTAGAAGCGTTGCGTCAAAAAGCACAAGAAAAAGGTGCGAATACAGATCAATTGGGACAGCAATTCCAAGCTAAAGCAGCGCAATTCCAATCGATTCAACAAAGCGTACAATCTAAAGTTCAATCAACAATTCAAAACACCAACAAGACTTTTGAAGCACGTATCAAAACTGCTGCAGAACAGTTGCGCAATGAAAATGGCTTAGATTTAGTCATCAATCGCAATTCGGCTTTAGCATTCGACCCAAAGTTTGATTTAACTGATAAAATGATTCAAAAGGTTAATGCTATTAAATAA
- the bamA gene encoding outer membrane protein assembly factor BamA produces MQHSHLFMPLALVSAMAAVQQVHAAEDFIVRDVRIDGLVRLQPNTVLPLLSINSGDRINDMTIADGVRSLYATDLFDDIQAFNENGVLVFKVVERPVIAKVEFKGNKLIPKEALQEGLKKMGLAEGEVLKKSTLQTLETELEQQYSQQGRYDATVKVNTIAQTNNRVYLEIEFNEGKPAKVFDINIIGNSIFKDDEIKQIFAVKESGWASVLTRNDRYAREKMAASLEALRALYLNKGYIDFKINNSYLNISEDKKHIFIEVSVTEGDQYTFGTTKFLGDALFKPDELKALQVYKDGNIYSQEKVNNVRQLLARKYGNAGYYYAEINVVPTIHHDTKIVDLNYYVNPGQQVTVRRINFSGNNKTADEVLRREMRQMEGALASNEKIELSKIRLERTGYFKTVEVTPVRVPNSPDQVDLDIKVEEQHSGTTTLAVGYSQNGGVTFQAGLSQTNFLGTGNRVAIDLSRSQTQDYYNLNVTDPYFTIDGISRGYNMYYRKTKLNNNYNVNNYVTDSIGGGLNFSYPIDENQNISAGLNIDQTKVTTGQYVSTYIRDFLKGHGGKATASAQYNECTIELTSGQTCPEDKIAVRTFESAFEGKFVTYNFNLGWAYNTLNRPIFPTSGTLHRINGEIAIPGSDVEYQKIVYEAQSYFPLGKDFVLRGYGKLGYGNDLPFYKNFFAGGFGSVRGYDNSTLGPQYPAVTYNEQKIRDWDPEEVGGNALFQVGAELALPIPFKGDWARQVRPVIFAEGAQVFDTQCDIPNGTLYLNGDKKGVDAKQYCKDNYGFDLSNLRYSVGVGFTWITMIGPISLSYAFPLNDKQGDQTKALQFEIGRTF; encoded by the coding sequence ATGCAACACTCACATTTATTTATGCCGCTTGCGCTGGTCAGTGCAATGGCAGCAGTACAACAAGTTCATGCAGCGGAAGACTTTATCGTTCGTGATGTTCGTATTGATGGCCTTGTTCGTTTGCAACCGAACACTGTACTGCCTTTGCTTTCAATCAATAGTGGTGATCGTATCAATGACATGACGATTGCTGACGGGGTGCGTAGCTTATATGCTACTGACTTGTTCGATGACATTCAGGCATTCAACGAAAATGGGGTGTTGGTGTTTAAGGTTGTTGAGCGTCCAGTCATTGCCAAAGTAGAGTTTAAAGGCAATAAACTCATTCCCAAAGAAGCCTTACAAGAAGGGCTCAAGAAAATGGGCTTAGCGGAAGGCGAGGTTTTGAAAAAGTCGACATTACAGACTTTGGAAACCGAGTTGGAGCAGCAGTATTCGCAACAGGGTCGTTATGATGCGACTGTAAAAGTTAATACAATTGCGCAGACCAATAACCGTGTTTATCTAGAAATTGAGTTCAATGAAGGTAAACCCGCTAAAGTTTTCGATATCAATATTATTGGTAATAGTATTTTTAAAGATGATGAGATTAAACAAATCTTTGCGGTAAAAGAATCAGGTTGGGCATCGGTTCTTACCCGTAATGACCGTTATGCACGTGAAAAGATGGCCGCAAGTTTAGAGGCTTTACGTGCACTTTACCTCAATAAGGGCTATATCGATTTTAAAATCAATAACTCTTACCTGAATATTAGTGAAGATAAAAAACATATCTTTATTGAAGTATCTGTCACAGAGGGTGACCAATATACCTTCGGGACTACAAAATTTTTGGGTGATGCACTTTTTAAACCAGATGAGTTAAAAGCGCTTCAGGTTTATAAAGATGGGAATATTTATTCGCAAGAAAAAGTCAACAATGTCCGCCAACTGCTCGCACGTAAATATGGTAATGCCGGCTATTATTATGCTGAGATTAACGTTGTACCGACCATTCACCATGATACCAAGATTGTAGATCTCAACTATTATGTCAATCCGGGTCAACAAGTTACTGTACGTCGTATTAATTTCAGTGGTAATAATAAAACAGCCGATGAAGTCTTACGTCGTGAAATGCGCCAAATGGAAGGTGCATTGGCAAGTAATGAAAAAATTGAACTCTCAAAAATTCGCTTAGAACGTACGGGTTATTTTAAAACTGTCGAGGTGACGCCTGTACGTGTACCGAATTCACCTGACCAAGTTGATTTGGATATTAAAGTTGAAGAACAACATTCGGGGACTACAACTTTAGCGGTCGGTTATTCCCAAAATGGCGGTGTAACCTTCCAAGCGGGTTTAAGTCAAACCAACTTCTTAGGTACCGGTAACCGGGTCGCGATTGATTTGTCTCGTTCACAAACCCAAGACTACTATAACCTGAACGTAACTGATCCATACTTCACAATTGATGGTATCAGTCGTGGTTATAATATGTATTATCGTAAGACTAAGTTAAATAACAACTATAACGTCAATAACTATGTTACCGATAGTATTGGTGGTGGTCTTAACTTTAGTTATCCTATTGATGAAAACCAAAACATTAGTGCGGGTTTAAATATCGACCAGACTAAAGTTACCACGGGTCAATATGTTTCGACTTATATTCGTGACTTCTTAAAAGGGCATGGTGGTAAAGCCACAGCATCTGCTCAATATAATGAATGCACAATTGAACTTACATCAGGACAAACATGTCCAGAGGATAAGATTGCAGTACGTACCTTTGAAAGTGCCTTTGAAGGTAAATTTGTTACCTATAACTTTAACTTGGGCTGGGCATATAACACTTTGAACCGCCCAATTTTCCCAACCTCTGGTACTTTACACCGTATTAATGGTGAAATTGCCATTCCTGGTAGTGATGTTGAATACCAAAAAATCGTTTATGAAGCGCAAAGTTACTTCCCACTTGGTAAAGATTTTGTACTAAGAGGTTATGGTAAATTGGGTTATGGTAATGACTTGCCATTCTATAAGAACTTCTTTGCCGGTGGTTTCGGTTCAGTACGTGGTTATGACAACAGTACTTTAGGTCCTCAATATCCAGCAGTGACCTATAATGAACAAAAAATTCGTGATTGGGACCCAGAGGAAGTTGGTGGTAATGCCTTATTCCAAGTGGGTGCAGAGTTAGCCTTGCCGATTCCATTTAAAGGTGATTGGGCACGTCAAGTACGTCCTGTAATCTTTGCTGAAGGCGCACAAGTATTTGATACGCAGTGTGATATACCAAATGGTACGTTGTACTTAAATGGCGACAAAAAAGGTGTCGATGCCAAACAATACTGTAAAGACAATTACGGCTTTGATTTAAGTAATTTACGTTACAGTGTCGGTGTTGGTTTCACTTGGATTACCATGATTGGTCCAATTTCCTTAAGTTATGCCTTCCCATTAAATGATAAGCAAGGCGATCAAACCAAAGCCTTACAATTTGAAATCGGTCGTACGTTCTAA
- the rseP gene encoding RIP metalloprotease RseP has product MSILFIIVAAILLLGPLIAIHEFGHYWVARKLGVKVLIYSIGFGPKIIHKTSKKTGIQYQLSALPLGGYVKMLDERDGNVKEEDLPYAFNRQSVWKRIAIVAAGPAINLIFAVLLFWLLFLPAQEQLNTRVGKVVADTPAAMQNMQVGDKIVMVDGKETKSWEQVNLALVNRVGETGVVNLQVESQNQLKNLQLPINNFLKQQGDSAFAVLGFQPYHPPIPAVIYKLTDDGAAVRQGMKEGDKIVEINGVAMRDWFDVVDVVQKSPEKMLNISVLRAGQPLNLHVMPQGHRDNMGNVVGMLGVEAQALDNEIPEQYKQVIHYNPLEALGVAVNKTVQLSGMMFGSVVKMVRGLIGLESLSGPITIAKFAGQSAEMGLQSFISFMAMMSVSLGILNLLPIPMLDGGHLLYYVIEAIRGKPVSEHIQIIGLKIGIVLLGSMMLLAIFNDFMRL; this is encoded by the coding sequence ATGAGTATCCTGTTTATTATTGTCGCCGCTATATTATTGTTAGGCCCACTCATTGCAATACATGAATTTGGTCATTATTGGGTGGCACGTAAATTAGGTGTAAAAGTACTGATTTATTCAATCGGTTTTGGTCCAAAGATCATTCACAAAACATCTAAGAAAACAGGTATTCAATATCAACTATCTGCCTTACCACTCGGCGGTTATGTCAAAATGCTGGATGAGCGTGACGGCAATGTTAAAGAAGAAGACTTGCCATATGCGTTTAACCGCCAATCTGTCTGGAAAAGAATAGCCATTGTGGCTGCTGGACCTGCCATTAATTTGATTTTTGCGGTGTTATTATTCTGGTTGTTATTTCTTCCAGCCCAAGAACAACTCAATACCCGTGTAGGTAAAGTCGTTGCAGATACACCCGCTGCAATGCAAAACATGCAAGTGGGCGACAAGATTGTGATGGTCGATGGTAAAGAGACCAAGAGTTGGGAACAAGTGAACCTTGCTTTGGTGAATCGAGTCGGCGAAACAGGGGTTGTTAATCTACAGGTAGAGTCTCAAAACCAACTCAAAAACTTACAATTACCGATTAATAATTTTCTAAAACAACAAGGTGATTCCGCATTTGCAGTGCTTGGTTTCCAACCCTATCATCCGCCAATTCCTGCTGTGATCTATAAATTGACAGATGATGGGGCTGCCGTACGTCAAGGTATGAAAGAAGGCGACAAAATTGTTGAAATCAATGGTGTTGCCATGCGCGACTGGTTTGATGTTGTCGATGTTGTGCAAAAATCACCAGAAAAAATGCTTAATATTTCAGTACTTCGTGCTGGACAGCCGTTAAATTTACACGTGATGCCACAAGGTCATCGTGATAATATGGGGAATGTTGTCGGGATGCTTGGTGTTGAAGCTCAAGCACTAGATAATGAAATTCCTGAACAATATAAGCAGGTTATTCATTATAATCCTCTCGAAGCGCTTGGTGTTGCCGTAAATAAAACCGTACAGCTTTCTGGCATGATGTTTGGATCTGTTGTGAAAATGGTGCGCGGGTTAATTGGTTTGGAAAGCTTATCTGGTCCAATTACGATTGCTAAATTTGCTGGACAAAGTGCAGAAATGGGCTTGCAAAGTTTTATTTCCTTTATGGCGATGATGAGTGTCAGTTTAGGAATATTAAATTTGTTGCCAATTCCGATGCTAGATGGTGGTCATTTACTTTATTATGTCATAGAGGCAATTCGGGGTAAGCCGGTATCTGAACACATACAAATTATTGGTCTTAAAATTGGTATCGTACTGTTGGGTAGCATGATGCTACTGGCGATCTTTAACGATTTTATGCGATTATAA
- the ispC gene encoding 1-deoxy-D-xylulose-5-phosphate reductoisomerase yields the protein MLQSVSILGATGSIGLSTLKVLEQHPEQYTVFALSAHSRIHELVQLCVRFHPQVVVVPEQHVDQLHQLLQHNQLTEIEILTEQDGLVAIAEHPQVDVVMAAIVGAAGLLSTLAAVRAGKRVLLANKEALVMSGELMLQAARDNHALLMPVDSEHNAIFQCLPHHYQQAAVRQPEHFGIAKILLTASGGPFLNHSLAQLEQVTPDQACKHPNWSMGRKISVDSASLMNKGLELIEACHLFSIPEHFVTVVIHPQSIIHSLVQYIDGSTLAQLGNPDMCTPIAHALAWPERIATQVDALDLFVHHHLDFCEPDLQRFPALRLAREAMKAGGTSTTILNAANEVAVDAFLNKKISFLKIPQIVEHTLNHVQNSPAESIAAILHSDQYARQVTSHYIQQLEH from the coding sequence ATGTTACAATCGGTTAGTATCTTAGGCGCAACGGGTTCCATTGGTCTAAGTACGCTTAAAGTTTTGGAACAGCACCCTGAACAATATACAGTTTTTGCTTTAAGTGCACATAGTCGTATCCATGAATTGGTACAGTTATGTGTACGTTTTCATCCACAAGTGGTGGTGGTACCTGAGCAGCATGTAGATCAATTACATCAATTATTACAACACAATCAACTGACTGAAATCGAAATTTTAACTGAACAAGATGGTTTGGTTGCAATCGCTGAGCACCCACAAGTAGATGTGGTCATGGCGGCAATTGTTGGTGCTGCGGGGTTGTTGTCGACATTGGCTGCTGTACGTGCTGGCAAACGTGTACTACTAGCCAACAAAGAAGCATTGGTGATGAGCGGTGAGTTAATGTTACAAGCCGCACGTGATAATCACGCGTTATTAATGCCGGTCGACTCCGAACACAATGCAATTTTCCAATGTTTGCCACATCATTATCAGCAGGCTGCGGTACGCCAGCCAGAACACTTTGGTATTGCAAAAATTTTATTGACTGCATCTGGCGGTCCTTTTTTAAATCATAGTCTTGCACAACTTGAACAGGTTACTCCGGATCAAGCTTGTAAACATCCGAACTGGTCGATGGGACGTAAAATATCGGTTGACTCCGCAAGCCTAATGAATAAAGGCTTAGAGTTAATCGAAGCTTGTCATTTGTTTTCAATTCCTGAACATTTTGTTACAGTGGTAATTCACCCACAAAGTATTATTCACTCATTGGTTCAATATATTGACGGTTCAACTTTGGCTCAACTTGGAAATCCTGATATGTGTACTCCGATTGCACATGCACTGGCCTGGCCAGAACGCATTGCAACGCAGGTCGATGCTTTAGATTTGTTTGTGCATCATCATCTCGATTTTTGTGAGCCAGATCTACAACGTTTTCCGGCGTTGAGGTTGGCAAGAGAGGCGATGAAAGCTGGTGGTACCAGTACGACCATTTTGAACGCTGCGAATGAAGTTGCTGTCGATGCATTCCTAAATAAGAAAATTTCTTTCTTAAAAATTCCGCAGATAGTTGAACATACCTTAAATCACGTTCAAAATAGCCCTGCAGAGAGTATTGCGGCTATCTTGCACAGCGATCAGTATGCGAGACAAGTTACTTCACACTATATTCAGCAGTTGGAACACTAA
- a CDS encoding phosphatidate cytidylyltransferase, with the protein MIERIITALVLVAVVFFCMFYTTSHYPMLILMVAAAGAAGYEWFKLMPHPEQSVNKVAAAAFGFVTALLSLLTLNHEHVGLVLWVASIFIWLLSIYWVKHYPRIDHWYCNRLYPMGVILIAAAVSAIYMVWQMSPWWLMYLFLLVWGADSGAYFVGRKLGRRKLAPHVSPNKTIEGLLGGIVTVALVIIVVQAYFLSLSLLHHVIFLVISIITVFSSVLGDLFESMIKRRAGIKDSGRILPGHGGVLDRIDSLLAAAPIFAVGIIVLQLIGVNL; encoded by the coding sequence ATGATAGAGCGGATCATCACCGCATTGGTACTGGTTGCTGTTGTATTCTTTTGCATGTTTTATACAACATCACACTATCCGATGTTGATTTTAATGGTAGCTGCCGCAGGTGCCGCAGGATATGAGTGGTTTAAGCTCATGCCGCATCCAGAGCAAAGCGTCAATAAAGTTGCTGCTGCAGCTTTTGGTTTTGTAACTGCTTTATTGTCTTTACTTACTCTAAATCATGAGCATGTTGGTTTGGTGCTGTGGGTTGCGTCCATTTTTATTTGGCTCCTAAGCATTTATTGGGTAAAGCACTATCCACGAATAGACCATTGGTATTGCAATCGTTTATATCCGATGGGCGTTATTCTAATTGCCGCAGCAGTAAGTGCCATTTATATGGTTTGGCAGATGTCGCCGTGGTGGCTGATGTATTTGTTCTTATTGGTTTGGGGAGCAGATAGTGGTGCTTATTTTGTGGGTCGCAAATTAGGACGGCGTAAATTGGCACCACATGTCAGTCCCAATAAAACCATTGAAGGTTTATTGGGTGGCATCGTGACAGTCGCTTTGGTCATTATTGTTGTGCAAGCGTATTTCCTCTCGTTAAGTTTGCTGCATCATGTTATTTTTTTAGTGATTTCTATCATTACTGTCTTTAGTTCTGTGCTGGGTGACTTATTCGAATCCATGATTAAGCGGCGGGCAGGCATCAAAGATTCTGGACGCATTTTACCAGGTCATGGTGGCGTGTTAGATCGTATCGATTCTTTACTTGCTGCTGCGCCAATTTTTGCGGTCGGGATTATTGTACTTCAACTTATTGGTGTAAATTTATAG
- the uppS gene encoding polyprenyl diphosphate synthase, translated as MTASDASGLPQHVAIIMDGNNRFARKNNLDKGDGHREGKNVLDPIVEHCRKLNIRALTVFAFSSENWNRPRHEIELLMQLLVDTIHEQIPRMEKFSIALRFIGDRQRLSPTLQQLMQHAEQKTAHFTAMTLSIAISYGGMWDIINTAKQVAAQVAAQQLQLEDVDIDLFGGMLSLGDLPPVDLLIRTGGDYRLSNFLLWQAAYAELYFTQTLWPEFTPEEFDDAIAVYMGRERRFGKTSEQLLHEKIEKK; from the coding sequence ATGACTGCATCAGATGCTTCGGGACTCCCACAACATGTTGCCATTATTATGGATGGCAACAATCGTTTTGCTAGAAAAAATAATCTTGATAAAGGCGATGGTCACCGCGAGGGAAAAAATGTTTTAGATCCTATCGTTGAACATTGCCGTAAGCTTAATATTCGGGCATTGACCGTTTTTGCTTTTTCCAGTGAGAACTGGAATCGTCCTCGTCATGAAATTGAACTCCTGATGCAGTTGCTTGTGGATACTATCCACGAGCAAATTCCACGTATGGAAAAATTTTCAATCGCCTTGCGCTTTATTGGTGATCGTCAGCGATTATCACCCACATTGCAGCAGCTCATGCAGCACGCCGAACAGAAAACCGCACATTTTACCGCCATGACACTCAGTATTGCGATCAGTTATGGTGGAATGTGGGATATTATCAATACCGCCAAGCAAGTTGCAGCACAAGTTGCAGCACAGCAATTGCAACTCGAGGATGTTGATATTGACCTATTCGGTGGTATGTTGAGTTTGGGGGATCTGCCGCCAGTTGACTTACTGATTCGTACAGGCGGAGATTATCGATTATCAAATTTTTTATTATGGCAGGCTGCCTATGCGGAATTATATTTTACCCAGACATTGTGGCCAGAATTTACACCAGAAGAATTTGATGATGCGATCGCCGTCTATATGGGGCGTGAGCGCCGTTTTGGTAAGACTTCAGAACAACTTCTTCATGAGAAAATAGAGAAAAAATAA
- the frr gene encoding ribosome recycling factor, producing MINDLKKDSELRMQKTLESLEQGFAKVRTGRAHPSILNGVMVPYYGSDVPLNQVANVGIEDSRTLIVQPFERTMVSAIDKAIRESDLGLNPISADAIRVPLPALTEETRRDMQKVARSEAENAKVAIRNIRRDVLGDIKALLKEKEISEDDERRAGEDVQKITDKYVAEVDKRLAAKEAELLKV from the coding sequence ATGATTAACGATCTTAAAAAAGATAGTGAATTACGTATGCAAAAGACCCTTGAGTCGCTAGAACAAGGCTTTGCAAAAGTTCGTACAGGACGAGCACATCCTTCAATTTTGAATGGTGTTATGGTGCCTTATTACGGTTCAGATGTTCCATTGAACCAAGTTGCCAACGTCGGTATAGAAGATTCACGCACATTGATCGTACAACCATTTGAACGCACTATGGTTTCTGCTATCGATAAAGCCATTCGTGAAAGTGATTTGGGTTTAAACCCAATTAGCGCAGATGCGATTCGTGTTCCTTTACCAGCACTAACCGAAGAAACACGTCGTGACATGCAAAAAGTAGCGCGCAGTGAAGCAGAAAATGCCAAAGTTGCGATTCGTAATATTCGTCGTGATGTATTGGGCGATATTAAAGCACTATTGAAAGAAAAAGAAATTTCTGAAGATGATGAACGCCGTGCCGGTGAGGATGTTCAGAAAATTACCGATAAGTACGTTGCTGAAGTTGATAAACGTTTGGCTGCGAAAGAAGCAGAATTGTTAAAGGTCTAA
- the pyrH gene encoding UMP kinase — MSDSKNPRYSRILLKLSGEALAGNKDMGIDAQVLDQMSLSIAHLVGLGVQVGIVVGGGNLYRGSQLQKDGLVGRVTGDQMGMLATVMNGLALRDALVRRNIKTRLMSALPIGTVVESYSSRDAIRHLSQGEVCVFVAGTGNPFFTTDTAACLRGIEIEAKLILKATKVDGVYNKDPSKYEDAVKYDQLSFDEVLDGKLGVMDLTAICLCRDHQVPLQVFDMNKSGALLSVVMGEKEGTLVTN; from the coding sequence ATGTCAGATTCAAAAAATCCACGATATTCTAGGATTTTACTTAAACTTTCTGGAGAGGCGTTGGCCGGCAATAAAGATATGGGGATCGATGCGCAAGTATTAGATCAGATGTCTTTGTCGATCGCGCACTTGGTTGGTTTAGGGGTACAAGTCGGGATTGTTGTTGGCGGTGGTAACTTATACCGTGGTAGCCAATTACAAAAAGACGGTTTGGTCGGTCGGGTCACAGGCGACCAAATGGGAATGTTAGCAACAGTGATGAATGGTTTGGCTTTGCGTGACGCCTTGGTGCGCCGTAATATTAAAACACGTTTAATGTCTGCCTTACCGATAGGAACCGTTGTAGAGTCTTATTCGAGTCGTGATGCTATTCGTCATTTGTCACAAGGTGAAGTGTGTGTGTTTGTGGCCGGTACTGGCAATCCATTCTTTACGACAGATACTGCTGCATGTTTACGTGGTATTGAAATCGAAGCCAAGCTGATTTTAAAAGCAACCAAAGTAGATGGCGTGTACAATAAAGACCCAAGTAAATACGAAGATGCCGTTAAATATGATCAATTAAGCTTCGATGAAGTGCTAGATGGTAAATTGGGGGTGATGGATTTAACAGCAATCTGTTTGTGTCGTGATCACCAAGTACCATTGCAAGTCTTTGATATGAATAAGTCTGGCGCATTGCTTTCTGTGGTAATGGGTGAGAAAGAAGGCACCTTGGTCACAAACTAA
- the rimO gene encoding 30S ribosomal protein S12 methylthiotransferase RimO yields MKSPKVGFVSLGCPKALVDSERILTQLKTEGYEVASDYDGADLVVVNTCGFIESAVQESLDAIGEAINENGRVIVTGCLGKDEEKIRQMHPNVLKVTGAAAYQDVMEAVHQYVPAPPAHNPYVDLVPPQGIRLTPKHYAYLKISEGCNHRCTFCIIPSMRGDLVSRPIGSVLNEAQALKKSGVKEVLVISQDTSAYGVDTKYKLDFWNGQPIKTKFYDMCEALGKLGIWVRLHYVYPYPHVDAAIELMAAGKILPYLDIPFQHASPKVLKLMKRPAHSENTLARLQAWREKCPDLVIRSTFVVGFPGETEEDFQMLLDWLQHAQLDRVGCFTYSPVEGATANDLPDHVPEEIKQQRYERFMQVQQQISTAKLQQRIGQVMTVLVDDLEEDYPVAVARSYADAPEIDGHVFVEDIDKSQIKVGDWLEVEITDADEYDLFAKLIRVKSV; encoded by the coding sequence ATGAAATCCCCCAAAGTCGGTTTTGTTTCTTTAGGTTGTCCTAAGGCATTGGTCGATTCTGAACGTATTTTAACCCAGTTGAAAACTGAAGGTTATGAAGTTGCATCAGATTATGACGGTGCAGATTTAGTGGTTGTCAATACCTGTGGTTTTATTGAATCTGCAGTGCAAGAATCACTAGACGCAATTGGTGAGGCCATCAATGAAAATGGTCGTGTGATCGTGACGGGATGCTTAGGTAAAGATGAAGAGAAAATTCGTCAGATGCATCCCAATGTTTTAAAAGTTACTGGTGCAGCAGCTTATCAAGATGTGATGGAAGCCGTACATCAATATGTACCCGCGCCACCCGCACATAATCCCTATGTGGACTTGGTTCCGCCACAAGGCATCCGTTTAACACCTAAACATTATGCTTATTTGAAAATATCGGAAGGCTGTAATCACCGGTGTACCTTTTGTATTATTCCAAGTATGCGCGGCGATTTGGTGTCTAGACCAATTGGTTCGGTTTTAAACGAAGCGCAAGCCTTAAAGAAATCTGGTGTAAAAGAAGTACTTGTGATTTCACAAGATACCTCTGCCTATGGGGTAGATACCAAATACAAGCTTGATTTCTGGAATGGTCAACCGATCAAAACCAAATTCTACGATATGTGTGAAGCACTTGGGAAACTTGGCATCTGGGTGCGTTTGCACTATGTCTATCCTTATCCACATGTCGATGCTGCGATTGAACTCATGGCAGCAGGCAAAATCTTGCCTTATTTAGATATTCCTTTTCAACACGCCAGCCCGAAAGTTCTCAAATTGATGAAACGGCCAGCACATAGTGAAAATACCTTAGCGCGTTTACAAGCTTGGCGCGAGAAGTGCCCTGATCTGGTGATTCGCTCCACTTTCGTTGTGGGTTTTCCGGGTGAAACAGAAGAAGATTTCCAAATGCTACTGGATTGGTTGCAACACGCACAACTGGATCGCGTTGGTTGCTTTACGTATTCACCGGTAGAAGGCGCAACAGCAAATGATCTGCCAGATCATGTGCCTGAAGAGATTAAACAGCAACGTTATGAGCGCTTCATGCAAGTGCAACAGCAAATTTCTACTGCCAAATTACAACAGCGCATTGGTCAAGTGATGACAGTGTTAGTTGATGATTTGGAAGAAGATTATCCAGTGGCAGTAGCGCGGTCATATGCAGATGCACCAGAAATTGATGGGCATGTATTTGTAGAAGATATCGATAAATCACAAATCAAGGTAGGTGATTGGCTTGAAGTCGAAATCACTGATGCTGATGAGTATGATTTATTTGCAAAATTAATTCGAGTGAAATCGGTTTAA